The Stratiformator vulcanicus genome has a segment encoding these proteins:
- a CDS encoding ExbD/TolR family protein, producing the protein MPLKTAGIEEPTLNLTPMIDIVFLLIIFFMVGSQFTDEERRVEIRLPSTSETIALTALPDPITVGISSSGSVSLDGEAIDSETLAQRLAAARENYPGQAVVLRGDGEVPYQSVIDVLGASKSAGIENISLALKIRPPDSESR; encoded by the coding sequence ATGCCCCTCAAAACGGCCGGTATCGAGGAGCCGACACTCAATCTGACTCCGATGATCGACATCGTCTTTCTGTTGATCATCTTCTTCATGGTCGGTTCGCAGTTTACCGACGAGGAGCGTCGTGTCGAAATTCGGCTGCCCTCGACCTCTGAAACCATCGCCCTGACCGCTCTGCCCGATCCCATCACCGTCGGAATCAGTTCGTCAGGGAGCGTATCGCTCGATGGTGAAGCGATTGATTCGGAGACACTCGCTCAACGGTTGGCCGCGGCGCGGGAGAACTATCCTGGGCAGGCAGTCGTCTTGCGGGGGGATGGCGAAGTTCCTTATCAGTCCGTGATCGACGTCCTCGGCGCATCGAAGTCGGCGGGCATTGAGAATATTTCGCTCGCACTGAAAATTCGCCCGCCGGACTCCGAGTCCCGATAG
- a CDS encoding type II secretion system F family protein, which produces MQFAYQARDVSGRLSNGTIVADDIREAAAKIKADGLYLLDVKEAKESLLDLSLLGKRISRAEVIYFTGQLSIMVDSGVPVAEALASLAEQHENRAFARKLEEVAQAVESGEDLSAALRKYPKLFNSTYTNLVKASEASGTLAPMLDRIADTLRSSLETKQKVLGAMLYPAAMLITCIGSAIFLLTYVFPKLTPMFRSRALDLPSPTWVMMMVSDALIQYWYAFVAAAVLLIGLFIYSRMQQWGRKAIDWCFLNVPIIGPMLRKVIIGRTLRTLSTTVNGGVPMLDALKLCSGVAGNYWYEQIWDDVAEQVTGGKQIHQALRGRPLIPATVTQMIASGESTGKLGAVLEKVANYYDREVSQAIKTATSLIEPAMVFVMGGVIGSIALAMLLPIFKLSGNVG; this is translated from the coding sequence ATGCAATTTGCTTACCAGGCACGCGATGTCTCCGGCCGGCTCAGCAACGGCACGATTGTCGCGGACGATATTCGAGAAGCAGCCGCGAAGATTAAGGCGGATGGCCTCTATTTGCTCGACGTGAAAGAGGCGAAAGAGAGCCTGCTTGATCTTTCGCTGTTGGGGAAGCGTATTTCGAGAGCCGAGGTGATTTATTTTACCGGGCAACTCTCGATCATGGTCGACTCCGGAGTGCCCGTTGCCGAGGCGCTGGCTTCGCTGGCAGAGCAGCACGAGAACAGGGCATTCGCTCGAAAGCTGGAAGAAGTCGCCCAAGCCGTCGAGAGTGGTGAAGACCTATCAGCAGCGCTACGCAAGTATCCGAAGCTCTTTAACAGCACATATACGAATCTGGTGAAGGCGAGTGAGGCGAGCGGGACGCTAGCCCCCATGCTCGACCGGATTGCCGACACACTCCGTTCGTCGCTTGAGACGAAGCAGAAGGTGCTCGGGGCGATGCTATATCCGGCGGCGATGCTCATCACGTGTATCGGCTCTGCCATATTTTTGCTTACGTATGTGTTTCCTAAACTGACCCCGATGTTCCGCAGCCGAGCCCTCGATCTGCCTTCGCCCACCTGGGTGATGATGATGGTGTCCGATGCGCTCATTCAATACTGGTACGCATTCGTCGCGGCCGCAGTGTTGCTTATTGGGTTATTTATCTATTCTCGGATGCAGCAATGGGGGCGGAAAGCGATTGATTGGTGTTTCTTAAATGTGCCCATCATCGGCCCGATGCTGCGAAAAGTGATCATCGGGCGCACCCTTCGCACGCTGTCAACGACCGTCAACGGCGGGGTTCCCATGCTCGACGCTCTTAAGTTGTGTTCCGGGGTCGCTGGAAATTACTGGTACGAGCAAATCTGGGACGACGTGGCCGAACAGGTGACCGGCGGCAAGCAGATTCATCAGGCCTTGCGGGGACGTCCGCTGATCCCGGCCACCGTCACTCAGATGATTGCGTCGGGGGAATCAACCGGGAAGTTGGGCGCGGTGCTGGAGAAAGTGGCCAACTATTACGACCGAGAGGTATCACAGGCCATTAAGACGGCGACGAGCTTGATCGAGCCAGCGATGGTTTTCGTGATGGGAGGCGTCATCGGCTCCATCGCACTGGCCATGCTGTTGCCGATCTTTAAACTCAGCGGCAACGTCGGTTAA
- a CDS encoding YkgJ family cysteine cluster protein: MSDSSDAPWYADGVKFRCTQCGNCCTGSPGAVWVTDEEIERIAEVLGKPAGEVRLFHTRPLRMKLSLREFANGDCTFFDAKTRRCTVYDARPAQCRTWPMWKSNLADRSAWEETARGCPGIGQGDFVPLEQIEQQLAESPL, translated from the coding sequence ATGAGCGACTCATCAGATGCCCCTTGGTATGCCGATGGCGTGAAATTTCGCTGCACGCAGTGCGGTAATTGCTGCACCGGTTCGCCGGGGGCGGTCTGGGTCACTGATGAAGAGATTGAACGAATCGCCGAGGTGTTAGGGAAGCCTGCCGGAGAGGTCCGGTTGTTCCACACCCGACCCCTTCGGATGAAGCTCTCCTTGCGTGAATTCGCGAATGGAGACTGTACGTTCTTCGATGCGAAGACCCGGCGATGTACTGTTTACGATGCCCGTCCCGCCCAGTGCCGCACGTGGCCGATGTGGAAGTCGAACCTCGCCGATCGCAGCGCGTGGGAGGAGACGGCACGCGGCTGTCCGGGGATCGGTCAGGGCGACTTTGTTCCGCTCGAACAGATCGAGCAGCAACTCGCCGAGAGCCCGCTGTAG
- a CDS encoding prenyltransferase/squalene oxidase repeat-containing protein: MPIIYGQFNYGQFDWSQLAESFPAGPTVWLGIVATAGLCSVVGVAVFVSLLLTRWGDRHVSGKALFISIAAHAALGLGFFATAPLVTRPQAAEIPKQQVTVGVSISNDDETTERSVDRDRPVWERPPEVEPLPASERPQIDRELAMIDQPELEVSPDERLEADPVADVPSELIDEPIDPSIAAAAEENLTLDRPELPEADVSQEQIRDEESAAPGLTVRRDTNRSEQQQPIDSAEPVTRSAPEAATPLSPDPPTELGGVDEIPDDSTPEPLPTESIPSDRIARGPAPSADLPDPDDRDTPAPRIKDAPARPSFLGRRPASRSPSNDRQESLPRIERSVPGTPRSPSRLVNPQTEPRGDVEIARIAPSDIEPLPGLIKGRDASELERPELPESYRLRNPEKRGEIAKSRGGSEESEKAVDRALKWFSAEQNQQGYWDADRYGAGRIGVDENGIDRRNAGKTADSGLTALIVLAYLGAGYTHEEGDYAETVSRAMDWLIKNQGRDGYLGANAQNYEMMYCHGMATFALAEAYGMQIDRSKNPKLRRAVERAVQFIVGRQHTDGGWRYDTGQAGDMSMFGWQLMALKSAAIAGVTIPDSTRRGMVKFLRDRSLGKNNGLAGYLATMPPTAAMTAEALFAKQMLGLRRDNPAAIEAIGYLKARSPKRSELDLYYWYYGTLAMYHFGGQPWDDWNDRVREVLIADQVTDGPNAGTWDPTGPYGRFGGRLYSTVMSTLILEVYYRFLPIYQTRGEDG; this comes from the coding sequence GTGCCGATCATCTACGGCCAATTCAATTACGGCCAATTCGATTGGTCTCAATTAGCCGAGAGCTTTCCGGCCGGGCCCACGGTCTGGTTGGGTATTGTTGCGACCGCCGGGCTGTGCTCGGTCGTCGGGGTCGCGGTGTTCGTCTCGCTCCTGCTGACGCGGTGGGGAGATCGTCACGTCTCCGGGAAAGCGCTATTCATCTCCATTGCGGCCCATGCGGCACTGGGCCTCGGATTTTTTGCGACGGCTCCGCTGGTGACGCGTCCGCAGGCGGCCGAGATTCCGAAACAACAGGTCACCGTCGGCGTCAGTATTTCGAACGACGATGAGACGACGGAACGGTCGGTCGATCGTGACCGGCCCGTCTGGGAACGTCCGCCAGAGGTCGAGCCTCTTCCGGCCAGCGAACGTCCGCAGATTGATCGCGAACTGGCGATGATCGACCAGCCCGAGCTTGAAGTCAGCCCTGATGAGCGACTTGAGGCTGACCCGGTTGCCGACGTCCCGTCCGAACTGATCGATGAGCCGATCGATCCGAGTATTGCCGCCGCGGCCGAAGAGAACCTGACGCTCGATCGCCCCGAGCTGCCCGAAGCCGATGTATCTCAGGAGCAAATCCGTGATGAAGAATCGGCCGCTCCGGGATTAACGGTGCGACGGGACACCAATCGCTCCGAACAGCAGCAGCCGATCGACTCCGCAGAGCCGGTGACTCGCTCGGCGCCGGAAGCCGCGACGCCGCTTTCGCCGGACCCGCCCACCGAACTGGGTGGTGTCGATGAAATTCCCGATGATTCGACTCCCGAGCCGTTGCCCACGGAATCGATTCCCTCGGACCGGATCGCGCGCGGACCTGCCCCCTCAGCCGATTTACCCGATCCCGACGACCGCGACACACCCGCCCCGCGAATTAAAGACGCTCCCGCACGACCGTCGTTCCTGGGACGCCGTCCGGCCTCGCGGTCTCCGTCGAATGACCGCCAGGAATCGTTGCCCCGAATCGAGCGATCTGTTCCGGGCACGCCACGGTCACCGAGCCGCCTGGTGAATCCGCAGACGGAACCACGGGGCGATGTTGAAATCGCTCGCATCGCTCCGAGTGACATCGAGCCCCTTCCCGGACTAATCAAAGGGCGAGACGCTTCTGAACTGGAACGGCCGGAATTGCCCGAATCGTATCGCTTGCGAAATCCGGAGAAGCGTGGCGAAATCGCCAAGAGTCGCGGCGGGAGCGAAGAGTCGGAAAAAGCCGTCGACAGGGCTCTGAAATGGTTCTCCGCAGAGCAAAATCAACAGGGGTACTGGGATGCCGACCGCTACGGGGCCGGACGCATTGGCGTTGATGAAAACGGAATCGACCGCCGCAACGCCGGGAAGACGGCCGACTCGGGTCTGACGGCCCTGATCGTGCTGGCGTACCTCGGGGCGGGGTACACGCATGAAGAAGGAGATTATGCCGAGACGGTCAGCCGCGCGATGGACTGGCTTATTAAGAATCAGGGCCGCGACGGCTATCTCGGCGCGAACGCTCAGAACTATGAAATGATGTACTGCCACGGCATGGCGACATTCGCCTTGGCCGAAGCATACGGGATGCAGATTGATCGGTCGAAGAATCCGAAACTGCGTCGGGCCGTTGAGCGGGCCGTGCAGTTCATCGTCGGTCGTCAGCACACCGACGGAGGTTGGCGCTACGACACCGGGCAGGCCGGCGATATGAGCATGTTCGGCTGGCAATTAATGGCACTCAAGAGCGCCGCGATCGCCGGCGTAACGATCCCCGATTCGACTCGTCGCGGGATGGTAAAGTTCTTAAGAGATCGAAGTTTGGGCAAGAATAACGGTCTGGCGGGCTACCTCGCCACGATGCCGCCGACCGCTGCGATGACGGCGGAAGCATTGTTCGCCAAACAAATGCTCGGCCTGCGTCGTGACAATCCTGCCGCGATCGAGGCCATCGGGTATCTGAAGGCGCGGTCGCCGAAGCGCTCCGAACTCGATCTTTATTACTGGTACTACGGGACGCTGGCGATGTACCACTTCGGCGGTCAGCCTTGGGACGACTGGAATGATCGCGTCCGCGAAGTCCTGATTGCCGACCAGGTGACTGATGGCCCGAACGCCGGCACCTGGGACCCGACCGGCCCCTACGGCCGGTTCGGGGGTCGACTCTACTCGACCGTGATGAGCACCTTAATCCTCGAGGTCTATTATCGGTTTTTGCCGATTTATCAGACACGTGGAGAGGATGGGTGA
- a CDS encoding Hsp20/alpha crystallin family protein, protein MNGCETLIKPEAENATTEKSSHNRPTFRPSADIRELDRAYELVVDVPGATEESIELTLKADQLTVEAKVADQAFDGYQLVANGYPVGDYRRTFRVGDGINRDGIDASVKDGVLRVTVPKAEEALSQKIAVKRVD, encoded by the coding sequence ATGAACGGTTGCGAAACTTTGATCAAACCCGAAGCGGAAAATGCGACGACCGAGAAATCGAGCCACAATCGGCCGACATTTCGTCCGTCCGCCGACATCCGGGAACTGGACCGAGCCTACGAGCTCGTCGTCGACGTCCCGGGTGCGACCGAGGAGAGCATCGAGCTGACGCTGAAGGCCGATCAACTCACCGTGGAAGCGAAGGTGGCCGATCAGGCATTCGACGGCTATCAACTCGTCGCGAACGGCTATCCGGTCGGTGATTATCGCCGCACATTCCGCGTCGGCGATGGCATCAATCGGGACGGCATCGACGCCAGCGTCAAAGACGGCGTCCTTCGCGTCACCGTGCCGAAGGCCGAAGAAGCCCTGAGCCAGAAGATCGCTGTCAAAAGAGTCGACTGA
- a CDS encoding RNA-binding S4 domain-containing protein, whose product MNDSTQPNPAEHEGAAATPETVRLDHFLKIASAVATGGQAKLLIQSGDVTVNSEVETRRRRKLVPGDRVIAQGEEYIVETDD is encoded by the coding sequence TTGAACGACTCGACGCAGCCGAACCCCGCCGAGCATGAAGGGGCCGCCGCAACGCCCGAAACCGTTCGGCTCGATCACTTCTTGAAGATTGCGTCGGCCGTCGCGACCGGAGGCCAAGCGAAGCTTCTAATTCAGTCAGGTGACGTCACGGTCAATAGCGAAGTCGAGACCCGCCGTCGTCGCAAACTCGTCCCGGGGGATCGGGTCATTGCCCAAGGCGAAGAATACATCGTTGAAACAGACGATTGA
- a CDS encoding outer membrane protein assembly factor BamD: MNVSTLSRSMLFAGFTFALCAASALAQPPAYEAPSQPLAADTSAEPSYTGGINPFTPPDGMATPIDSLLCRTGQGAVKCFVFSPRNCFDLAAACYRRGLYQDAIALLDRALQYGPNAGYFYLRGMAEMQIGECDAAGESAQGVAQSLRAGNIGGLDRIGERFNGPVAIQMRALIELSAK; encoded by the coding sequence ATGAATGTTTCCACTTTGAGCCGGTCGATGCTCTTCGCCGGATTCACGTTTGCCCTGTGTGCCGCGTCGGCACTCGCCCAGCCGCCGGCGTACGAAGCGCCGTCGCAACCGCTGGCCGCGGATACGTCTGCAGAGCCGTCTTACACTGGCGGAATCAACCCATTCACTCCGCCGGACGGCATGGCAACGCCGATCGACTCACTGCTGTGCCGGACCGGGCAGGGAGCGGTGAAGTGCTTCGTGTTTTCGCCGCGGAACTGCTTCGATCTGGCAGCGGCCTGCTATCGTCGCGGTCTGTATCAAGACGCAATCGCGCTCCTCGACCGGGCCCTGCAATACGGTCCGAACGCGGGTTATTTCTACCTGCGGGGCATGGCCGAGATGCAAATCGGAGAGTGCGATGCGGCAGGGGAAAGCGCCCAGGGCGTGGCTCAGTCACTGCGGGCCGGGAATATCGGCGGTCTGGACCGAATCGGTGAACGGTTCAACGGACCGGTCGCGATTCAAATGCGGGCTCTGATCGAACTTTCGGCTAAGTAG
- a CDS encoding 2-isopropylmalate synthase: MSAESTAESNSAEDNVAGEPAGSDVVRIFDTTLRDGEQSPGCSMNTAEKLEVAKALVDLGVDVIEAGFPIASPGDFEAVQKIAQKFGDQTTICGLARCRPEDIDRAAEAVRDAELKRIHVFLATSAIHREFKLKMDKDEIVRRAVEGVQRAKESCEDIEFSPEDAARTELDFLCEVVEKAIDAGATTVNIPDTVGYATPAQYRQVIETLRQRVPNIERAIISTHCHNDLGLAVANSLAAVEAGARQIECTVNGIGERAGNAALEEIVMAIRTRFDHYGVRTNIDTPKLCSISRLVCTVTGQSVQRNKAIVGRNAFAHEAGIHQHGILQERSTYEIMRAEDVGYVGTNLVLGKHSGRHAFRDRVAALGHSLDPGAFEQVFADFITLADKKKEVYDSDIVALIEDRIGVVEERWQVVSFHTSAGSGSIPTATIELKDADGEIHCDAATGDGPIDAVFNTLERIIGIEARLDSFEVRSVSRGKDALGEVNVRLAALGRDYHGKGVSTDIIEAGMKAYLKALNAADAEKASGRQIAEAAQPARGV, from the coding sequence ATGTCTGCCGAATCTACTGCCGAATCAAACTCCGCTGAAGACAATGTGGCCGGGGAGCCGGCCGGTTCCGACGTCGTCCGTATTTTTGACACGACCCTGCGGGACGGCGAGCAGTCCCCGGGCTGCAGCATGAATACGGCTGAGAAGCTCGAAGTCGCCAAGGCGCTCGTCGACCTCGGCGTTGACGTGATCGAAGCCGGTTTTCCAATCGCGTCGCCGGGCGATTTCGAAGCGGTGCAGAAGATTGCTCAGAAGTTTGGCGATCAGACGACGATCTGCGGCCTCGCCCGCTGCCGACCCGAAGACATCGATCGCGCGGCCGAGGCGGTGCGCGATGCGGAGCTGAAGCGGATTCACGTCTTTCTTGCGACCAGCGCGATCCATCGCGAGTTCAAACTCAAAATGGATAAGGACGAGATCGTCCGGCGAGCTGTCGAAGGTGTGCAGCGCGCGAAGGAAAGCTGCGAGGACATTGAATTTTCGCCCGAAGACGCCGCGCGAACGGAACTCGACTTCCTGTGCGAAGTCGTCGAGAAGGCGATCGACGCGGGAGCGACGACCGTTAATATCCCGGACACCGTCGGCTACGCGACCCCGGCTCAATATCGGCAGGTGATCGAAACGCTGCGGCAGCGGGTGCCGAATATCGAACGCGCAATCATCAGCACTCACTGCCACAACGACCTGGGTCTCGCGGTGGCCAACAGCCTCGCCGCGGTCGAGGCGGGTGCCCGGCAGATCGAATGCACGGTCAACGGAATCGGCGAGCGGGCCGGCAACGCGGCGCTTGAAGAGATCGTGATGGCGATCCGCACACGCTTCGATCACTACGGCGTGCGGACCAATATCGATACGCCGAAGCTGTGCAGCATCAGTCGCCTCGTCTGCACGGTCACGGGTCAGTCGGTGCAGCGGAACAAGGCGATCGTGGGCCGCAATGCCTTCGCCCACGAAGCCGGCATTCACCAGCACGGCATCCTGCAGGAGCGCAGCACGTACGAGATCATGCGGGCCGAAGACGTCGGCTATGTCGGCACGAACCTCGTCCTCGGCAAGCACAGCGGTCGCCACGCATTTCGTGATCGCGTCGCCGCATTGGGGCACTCGTTGGATCCGGGCGCCTTCGAGCAGGTCTTTGCCGACTTCATCACGCTCGCGGATAAGAAGAAGGAAGTCTACGACTCCGACATCGTGGCACTGATCGAGGATCGCATCGGCGTCGTTGAAGAGCGATGGCAAGTCGTGAGCTTCCACACGTCGGCCGGCTCGGGCAGCATTCCGACGGCGACGATCGAGCTCAAAGACGCCGATGGTGAAATTCACTGTGATGCAGCCACCGGCGACGGCCCGATCGACGCGGTTTTCAACACGCTGGAGCGAATCATCGGAATCGAAGCTCGGCTCGATAGCTTCGAGGTCCGCAGTGTGAGTCGCGGTAAGGATGCCTTGGGCGAAGTAAACGTCAGGCTGGCGGCGCTCGGTCGTGACTATCACGGCAAGGGCGTGAGTACCGACATCATTGAGGCGGGCATGAAGGCGTACCTGAAGGCGCTCAATGCGGCTGATGCCGAGAAGGCGAGTGGTCGCCAAATCGCCGAGGCGGCCCAACCGGCCCGCGGGGTTTGA
- a CDS encoding alpha/beta hydrolase, translated as MFQRLRSNVIDELVGWLLLKRVLRYRNLPPVSGAYTEQYPALLSGDRSQFFGSLPNSRPLNLMCHEIRRTDEFAVDEIRCRSSMTSSFPENNEIIGRRWRPLGEARTRRAVVMVDGLVQRDERPQEVFARHSLKRDTELVAVDLPFNHRRTPDGYRPGQLLVGGDVDHTFGVFRQAVRDVWTVVRATIASGREVSLAGISFGGWVVLTVATLESSLKSALAITPPVDMLGLLTEGGVIVKAAKESLRLEPAEIAEMRPLAAPISLLDSKPLIAGSDITLVAATYDRFVPTDRVLELSALWRTKLIELPIGHIEATRSRRGLDRIAHDWFAQSK; from the coding sequence ATGTTTCAACGCCTTCGATCGAACGTTATCGACGAACTGGTCGGTTGGCTGCTGCTGAAACGCGTGCTGCGATACCGCAACCTGCCGCCCGTAAGCGGTGCTTACACCGAACAATACCCGGCTTTGCTCAGCGGAGATCGGTCGCAGTTCTTCGGCAGTCTGCCGAACAGTCGGCCGCTGAATTTGATGTGTCACGAAATTCGGCGGACCGATGAATTCGCCGTCGACGAAATTCGCTGTCGTAGTTCGATGACGAGTTCGTTTCCGGAGAATAATGAGATCATCGGGCGGCGTTGGCGGCCTCTTGGGGAAGCCCGTACCCGGCGCGCCGTCGTGATGGTCGACGGGCTCGTGCAGCGCGATGAGCGACCGCAAGAGGTTTTCGCCCGTCATTCGCTCAAGCGTGACACCGAACTGGTCGCGGTCGACCTCCCTTTCAACCACCGGCGAACACCGGACGGTTATCGACCGGGGCAATTACTGGTCGGTGGTGACGTCGATCATACCTTCGGTGTCTTCCGGCAAGCGGTTCGGGACGTCTGGACGGTCGTTCGGGCGACGATCGCATCCGGACGTGAGGTTTCGCTGGCCGGTATCAGTTTCGGCGGATGGGTCGTATTGACCGTTGCGACGTTGGAATCGTCGCTGAAGTCGGCCCTGGCGATCACCCCGCCCGTCGACATGCTCGGGCTGTTAACCGAGGGTGGGGTGATCGTGAAAGCGGCGAAGGAAAGCCTACGGCTTGAGCCGGCTGAAATAGCCGAAATGAGACCGCTCGCCGCTCCGATTTCGCTGCTCGACTCGAAGCCTTTGATCGCCGGTTCCGACATCACCCTCGTCGCGGCGACCTATGATCGCTTCGTTCCGACCGATCGCGTCCTTGAATTAAGCGCGTTGTGGCGGACGAAGCTGATTGAATTGCCGATCGGCCACATCGAAGCGACCCGGTCGCGCCGTGGCCTCGACCGGATCGCTCACGATTGGTTCGCACAATCGAAGTGA
- a CDS encoding DinB family protein, producing MNLLDRLLGHDSWTTHQLLLRCKKLTDEQLDRDFDIAHRTVRKTLEHMIFNVEAWADSMSGRKIRSASASSIEGLIGRHQESAANFAAISQSVSVAEAWDEQWVDQLDAKRRTYGGTVAHVITHNMHHRAQLLYMLRRLGCESLPEGDVLSWENGVGSSSCDNSI from the coding sequence ATGAACCTGCTCGATCGTCTTCTGGGGCATGATTCTTGGACGACGCATCAGTTACTGCTTCGATGTAAGAAGCTGACCGATGAGCAACTCGACCGCGATTTCGACATCGCCCACCGGACGGTGCGAAAGACGCTCGAACACATGATTTTTAACGTGGAAGCGTGGGCCGATAGTATGTCGGGACGCAAGATTCGGAGTGCATCGGCCAGCAGTATCGAGGGCCTGATTGGCCGGCATCAAGAGTCAGCGGCAAACTTCGCCGCGATCTCTCAGTCCGTTAGCGTTGCAGAAGCTTGGGATGAACAGTGGGTCGACCAGCTTGATGCGAAAAGAAGGACTTATGGTGGGACCGTCGCTCACGTCATCACGCACAACATGCATCACCGGGCTCAACTGCTATATATGCTTCGGCGTTTGGGGTGCGAAAGTCTCCCGGAGGGAGATGTTCTGAGCTGGGAAAATGGAGTGGGCAGTAGTTCTTGCGACAATAGCATCTAA
- a CDS encoding Hsp20/alpha crystallin family protein: MATTVTRWNPWQELEAFRREVDGLFRSGETGRRSGGPAWNVYRSEEGVVLTSELPGYDPDAFEVESKRDALTIRGRRVEPTGDDDRFLRRERRDREFEQTLKLPFVPDTEKTEAEYRHGILTLKLWRSPAEQPRKIAVKTV; this comes from the coding sequence ATGGCTACGACTGTGACACGTTGGAATCCCTGGCAGGAACTCGAAGCATTTCGCCGCGAGGTGGACGGACTCTTCCGCAGCGGCGAAACCGGTCGTCGGTCGGGCGGCCCGGCATGGAATGTCTATCGGAGCGAGGAAGGTGTCGTGCTGACCTCGGAACTGCCGGGCTACGACCCCGATGCCTTCGAGGTCGAATCGAAGCGGGACGCCCTCACGATCCGCGGTCGGCGTGTCGAACCGACCGGCGATGATGACCGGTTCCTGCGTCGGGAACGCCGCGATCGCGAGTTCGAGCAAACGCTCAAACTCCCGTTCGTTCCCGACACGGAAAAGACGGAAGCCGAGTACCGACACGGTATTTTGACTCTCAAACTGTGGCGTTCGCCGGCCGAACAGCCACGCAAAATAGCCGTGAAGACCGTCTGA
- a CDS encoding AI-2E family transporter has product MSDSQMPRLISLGAISLLIAVLGVTFYRVVAPFVLPMFLAGIVAIICRPMFLWFLEKSHGRRRIAAGSSTAVVLLAVLTPLSIGTVVGSIQLLKMGRQAVVIPNWPERLADLRDSEWTERAAEWIAPLIVDADLPTDIKPVDDGADPALSDSASPDDVMELQEEPVPPGSPPAVDSSDDTRKKRLAAVERRVTETVQQGLAVVAERTLGSIGGAPGLAFNVLGRLAGALLSIVIFTVSLYFYLADGPRLLMTAEQMVPVEARHQKELVLRFDEAVRAVVLSTFAAAITQGFLTAAAVSISGIGNFFILFLFATFMALIPLLGTWTIWGPAAVYLAIEGHWLGAIILVAFGVGIINTIDNVIRIYVLGGAAKLHPLLALVSVLGGLQLMGIWGVFIAPIIASCLHALIVIFNEELKGMAAERSSLIRKPDGNELRELTAKTGD; this is encoded by the coding sequence ATGTCCGACTCACAAATGCCCCGCCTGATTTCGCTGGGCGCCATCTCGCTGTTGATCGCCGTTCTGGGAGTCACCTTCTATCGCGTTGTCGCGCCGTTCGTCCTGCCGATGTTTCTGGCCGGAATCGTGGCGATCATCTGCCGACCGATGTTTTTGTGGTTCCTTGAGAAAAGCCACGGGCGACGACGCATTGCCGCGGGCTCATCGACGGCAGTCGTTCTGCTTGCCGTTCTCACGCCGCTTTCCATCGGCACCGTCGTCGGCTCGATTCAACTGCTGAAGATGGGACGTCAGGCCGTCGTCATCCCCAATTGGCCGGAGCGATTGGCTGACCTGCGCGACTCCGAGTGGACTGAGCGAGCCGCCGAGTGGATCGCGCCGCTGATCGTCGACGCCGATCTGCCGACTGACATCAAACCGGTCGATGATGGAGCGGACCCCGCACTTTCTGATTCCGCGTCGCCGGACGACGTAATGGAATTACAGGAGGAGCCCGTGCCGCCGGGTTCACCGCCGGCAGTTGACAGCTCAGACGACACTCGCAAAAAACGGCTCGCGGCCGTCGAGCGCCGCGTCACCGAAACGGTGCAGCAGGGCTTGGCCGTCGTCGCCGAAAGAACCTTGGGATCGATCGGCGGGGCACCGGGTCTGGCGTTCAACGTCCTCGGCCGGCTGGCTGGCGCTCTGCTGTCAATCGTCATCTTCACGGTGTCGCTCTATTTTTACCTCGCCGACGGGCCGCGACTGCTGATGACGGCAGAGCAGATGGTTCCGGTGGAAGCGCGACACCAGAAAGAACTGGTTCTTCGCTTTGATGAAGCTGTCCGTGCCGTCGTGCTTTCGACGTTTGCCGCAGCGATCACTCAAGGCTTTTTAACCGCAGCGGCGGTCTCGATCTCCGGAATCGGCAACTTCTTTATCTTGTTTCTCTTCGCCACATTCATGGCACTCATCCCGTTGCTCGGGACTTGGACGATTTGGGGACCCGCCGCCGTCTACCTCGCGATCGAGGGTCATTGGCTCGGTGCGATCATTCTCGTCGCGTTCGGTGTCGGAATCATTAATACGATCGACAACGTGATCCGCATTTACGTGCTCGGCGGCGCGGCTAAGCTGCACCCGCTGCTCGCATTGGTGAGCGTACTCGGGGGCCTGCAACTAATGGGAATCTGGGGCGTTTTCATCGCCCCGATCATCGCCTCGTGCCTCCATGCCCTTATTGTCATCTTCAATGAAGAATTAAAAGGCATGGCAGCCGAGCGATCCTCGCTGATTAGAAAGCCGGACGGGAATGAATTGCGAGAGTTGACCGCCAAAACTGGGGACTGA